Sequence from the Rutidosis leptorrhynchoides isolate AG116_Rl617_1_P2 chromosome 3, CSIRO_AGI_Rlap_v1, whole genome shotgun sequence genome:
tatatatatatatatatatatatatatatatatatatatatatatatcacatataaatatacatacatacacacactaaTACATACAAGCACAAACCTAAACATACATACACGCACCCATAAGGATCATATAAAAACAATGCActtaacataaataaacaaatatatcTTAAGCAAACATAGGAcataaaacatacatacatacataactgCATACATAAACATACATACCTGCATCCGTACATACACATTTAAACATACATacgtaatcatacaaaacaaccattcATAAATATACAAAACAAAACCATCCAAGCCTAAACatccttaaaaaaaataaaaaataaataaaaaaaatcactcatctattctaattctagacctccacaaattcctatcagaagtcatgtcctcggtcaacaaAAGCTCCTTCATGTCGATCTGCACTCGATCCTCCCATCTACGCTTAGGTCTACCTCTTCTTTTAACACCGTCCACCGTGAGGGCCTCTACTCTTCTAACTGGAGCCGTTAGTGGGCGCCTCATAACATGGCCAAAccatcgaagtcgttcttctctAAGTTTGTTGATGATACTCCCAACTTCAAGGTTTTCTCTAAAAACCACATTTGGTATCTtatctaacatggttttaccacacgtccacctaagcatcctcatctcaGCCACCTTCATCCTTCTTTCCAGAGCCTTCGTCAATGGCCAGCGCTCTGAACCAtataacatggcaggtctaattgccaccttgaagaaatTTCCCTTCAGTTTAAAAGGTACCTTCTTATCGCACAAGACTCCGGTCGATGCTCTCCACATCATCATTGAGTTCATTTTCATTCCCGTTGAAGTCGCTCATAAGGTATTCAGTTTTTTGTCTACTTATTCTTAGACCATTTCGTTCTAAGACCTCCCTCCATAGCTCAAGTTTTCTATTTAGCTCATCCTTGGTTTCCGATACTAAAACAATATCATCGGCAAAGATCAAGCACCATGGGATGCTGTCATGTATCCCTTGAGACAACTCGTCGAGGATTAAAGCGAAAAGAAAATGGCTAAGTGCCGATCCTTGGTGTAGGCCAACTTCCACCGGGAAAAACTCCGTGTTTCCCACATGCGTCCGAACACGAGACTTCGTACCATCGTACATGTCTTTAATAGCTCTGATGTAAATACTCGGGATACcccgatgtgacgatcgctccaaatccatatagacgaatacgtcattcatcgatttcattgcgaggtatttgacttctatatgatacgttttataaacattgcattctttggaaaaggtataccataatgaatatttaaatccaaggtttttgacatctgatgatttctatatatagacaatcaccgtaaataatagtttacaataatacttccgttgacaatgcagtcaaaatagatacatgatgatggttttgtgaatgcaacgttttctggaataaagcatgtatgactccatgcacaaagcttgtctaacatataagcaaacagcggaagacttctagggaagctgagaataaacatgctaacaagtgtcaacacaaaggttggtgagttctagttttaatgtatcgtataatctgtatataaaggtggatcacaagatttcagttgtttcatccagaaacgtttatcaaaatattctacaaaattgagcaccctggtaactaaacttaacgtatatataatttgtaccctttgtataatcatcttaataatacacgcaaaccaacgtgtacgcttctcaaatagcatacgtccgttaaaaggctagcgctctagctcggacgggaatatcaagccctatggatccatatactactactcgcgcccaccagttcttataaccggcagttattagttaccaaagctaagggattttcgattcaaactcagtacagaatttagtatgtacttgtgtccgttgtttttaaaataaagtgcatgtattctcaacccaaaaatatatattgcaaaatcatttaaaaagggagcaaatgaaactcaccttagcagcacataaagtcgttcatcgaaatgtgaccgaaactcggaataccaaataaccgtagatctcaacctagagaacatatgttggtcaataaatgtctatcaagctaggtctggtcatagtgtatcacaatcctaatgctcgagatcgacatacaaaagttatcaaaagtcgtttcaaaaagtcaatctgactcaatactatagttgaatgatcagggcaatcgaaacattttaacatttcacat
This genomic interval carries:
- the LOC139902113 gene encoding uncharacterized protein, translating into MDLERSSHRGIPSIYIRAIKDMYDGTKSRVRTHVGNTEFFPVEVGLHQGSALSHFLFALILDELSQGIHDSIPWCLIFADDIVLVSETKDELNRKLELWREVLERNGLRISRQKTEYLMSDFNGNENELNDDVESIDRSLVR